Proteins encoded together in one Schumannella luteola window:
- a CDS encoding DNA-3-methyladenine glycosylase 2 family protein translates to MRTELTVDSRLDLDGVLDFLRVRAIPGIEEVGERSYRRALRIGGAEVMAGVEIDDAEGIRGLVGGDEVVGGDARRRIVITSSTDDAATHAELEHRVRRLFDLDAPIDEIDGILSRDPALAGRVATRPGIRIAGSLDAEEMLVRAIVGQQISVVAAQGHLREIAASGSALAEPDGGITRLFPTSRELLDRGADLLRGPESRRATLRGAAAALDSGELELTLDTPADPERLRAQLIALRGIGPWTADYLALRIHGAPDIALPGDSAVRLGLRRLGAEQWDPAAVLRFAEAFRPWRSYLMLHLWARAAAG, encoded by the coding sequence GTGCGCACCGAGCTGACCGTCGATTCCCGTCTCGACCTTGACGGGGTGCTCGACTTCCTGCGGGTGCGGGCGATCCCGGGGATCGAGGAGGTCGGGGAGCGGTCGTACCGCCGTGCGCTGCGGATCGGCGGGGCCGAGGTCATGGCGGGTGTCGAGATCGATGACGCGGAGGGGATTCGTGGTCTCGTCGGTGGGGACGAGGTCGTCGGCGGCGACGCTCGTCGTCGGATCGTCATCACGTCATCCACCGACGACGCCGCGACGCACGCGGAGCTGGAGCACCGGGTGCGGCGCCTGTTCGATCTCGACGCCCCCATCGACGAGATCGACGGCATCCTCTCGCGTGACCCCGCGCTCGCCGGCCGAGTGGCGACCCGGCCCGGCATCCGCATCGCCGGATCGCTGGATGCCGAGGAGATGCTCGTGCGCGCGATCGTCGGCCAGCAGATCTCGGTCGTCGCGGCGCAGGGCCACCTGCGCGAGATCGCGGCCAGCGGGTCGGCGCTGGCGGAACCGGACGGCGGGATCACGCGACTCTTCCCGACCTCGCGCGAGCTGCTCGACCGCGGCGCGGACCTGCTGCGGGGCCCGGAGTCGCGGCGGGCGACGCTGCGCGGCGCCGCGGCAGCACTCGACTCGGGCGAACTCGAGCTGACGCTCGACACGCCGGCAGACCCCGAACGGCTCCGCGCGCAGCTCATCGCGCTGCGCGGCATCGGTCCCTGGACCGCCGACTACCTGGCGCTGCGCATCCACGGCGCACCCGATATCGCGCTGCCGGGAGACTCGGCGGTGCGGCTCGGACTCCGACGGCTCGGAGCAGAGCAGTGGGATCCGGCGGCGGTGCTGCGGTTCGCCGAGGCCTTCCGCCCGTGGCGGTCGTACCTGATGCTGCATCTGTGGGCGCGCGCGGCCGCGGGCTGA
- a CDS encoding CpaF family protein gives MESPIALITERVRSRVRREGIDLGDDGSLAARYVRDEVRRYSERALGGSAPLLVDERAVAAEVVATLTGYGALQPFLDDPEIEEIWINAPDRIFVARAGVSERVPLALDAAEVRRLVERMLHPTGRRVDLSSPFVDASLPDGSRIHVVIPDITSRHWSVNIRKFQKSIRGLDRLVELGSITGHAADFLRLAVLAGLNILVSGATQSGKTTLLGALLNEVPEAERIVTVEETFELDLDAPDTVALQCRQPSLEGTGEVTLRRLIKESLRMRPDRLVVGEVREAEALDLLIALNSGLPGMCSIHANSAADALVKLSTLPLLAGRNIDSGFVVPTVAGSIDLVVHCELERGGRRRIAEIVAPTGSVIGATVPSTELFRSVDGVLVPTGGLPARGAKFARHGVDPRLLLEAAR, from the coding sequence GTGGAGTCGCCCATCGCCCTGATCACCGAGCGCGTGCGCTCCCGCGTGCGGCGCGAGGGGATCGATCTCGGCGACGACGGCTCACTCGCGGCGCGGTACGTGCGCGATGAGGTGCGCCGCTACAGCGAGCGGGCCCTCGGGGGTTCGGCGCCGCTGCTGGTCGATGAGCGCGCCGTCGCCGCCGAGGTGGTCGCGACCCTCACCGGGTACGGGGCGCTGCAGCCCTTCCTCGACGATCCCGAGATCGAGGAGATCTGGATCAACGCCCCCGACCGCATCTTCGTCGCCCGTGCCGGGGTGAGCGAGCGTGTGCCGCTCGCGCTCGACGCCGCCGAGGTGCGCCGACTCGTCGAGCGGATGCTGCATCCGACCGGCCGCCGGGTCGATCTGTCGAGCCCCTTCGTCGACGCCTCGCTGCCGGATGGATCGCGCATCCACGTCGTGATCCCCGACATCACCTCCCGGCACTGGTCGGTGAATATCCGCAAGTTCCAGAAATCGATCAGGGGCCTCGACCGGCTCGTCGAGCTCGGGTCGATCACCGGTCACGCCGCCGACTTCCTGCGGCTCGCGGTTCTGGCGGGGCTCAACATCCTCGTCTCCGGCGCGACGCAGAGCGGCAAGACGACGCTGCTCGGGGCGCTGCTCAACGAGGTGCCGGAGGCCGAGCGCATCGTCACGGTCGAGGAGACCTTCGAACTCGATCTCGACGCGCCGGACACGGTCGCGCTGCAGTGCCGTCAACCCAGCCTCGAAGGCACCGGCGAGGTCACGCTGCGGCGGCTCATCAAAGAGTCGCTGCGCATGCGGCCCGACCGGCTCGTGGTCGGCGAGGTGCGCGAGGCCGAGGCGCTCGACCTGCTCATCGCCCTGAACAGCGGGCTGCCGGGCATGTGCTCGATCCACGCGAACAGCGCGGCGGATGCGCTGGTCAAGCTCTCGACACTGCCGCTGCTGGCCGGGCGCAACATCGACTCGGGCTTCGTCGTGCCGACCGTCGCCGGCAGCATCGACCTGGTCGTGCACTGCGAGCTGGAGCGCGGCGGTCGCCGGCGGATCGCGGAGATCGTCGCGCCGACCGGCTCGGTCATCGGGGCGACCGTTCCCTCGACGGAATTGTTCCGCTCGGTCGACGGCGTGCTCGTACCGACCGGCGGGCTTCCGGCGCGCGGCGCGAAGTTCGCGCGGCACGGCGTCGATCCGCGCCTGCTGCTGGAGGCGGCGCGATGA
- a CDS encoding type II secretion system F family protein: protein MTIALGLLLGVGLLLTASPLLWPAGDRIARGETRAGRVLRERLVQAGLSDLHPAVLIVLCVLAGVASAAVIFALAPVTALALVGGLVGAVVPLLLLGWRARRRRRATRIVWPDVVDNLVSAVRAGMSLPEAIAELGRSGPTATRAAFAAADRELQATGDMGIAFDGLKARLADPVADRIVETLRMAREVGGTELTAVLRGLAGYLRQDAALRAEVEARQSWVKNAARLGVAAPWIVLLLLATRPEAVRAYDSPLGAALLVSGFLVSIVAYRIMIAVGRLPEERRWFG from the coding sequence ATGACGATCGCACTCGGGCTGCTGCTCGGCGTGGGCTTGCTGCTCACGGCCTCGCCGCTGCTCTGGCCGGCGGGAGATCGGATCGCGCGCGGGGAGACGCGGGCCGGCCGGGTGCTGCGTGAGCGGCTCGTTCAAGCCGGGCTGAGCGACCTGCATCCGGCCGTGCTGATCGTGCTCTGCGTGCTGGCCGGCGTGGCGAGCGCCGCCGTGATCTTCGCTCTCGCTCCCGTCACGGCTCTGGCGCTGGTCGGCGGGCTCGTCGGCGCGGTCGTGCCCCTCCTGCTGCTCGGCTGGCGGGCCCGGCGGCGCCGGCGCGCGACCCGGATCGTCTGGCCCGACGTCGTCGACAACCTGGTATCGGCCGTGCGGGCCGGCATGTCGCTGCCGGAGGCGATCGCCGAGCTCGGCCGCAGCGGGCCGACGGCCACGCGGGCCGCCTTCGCCGCGGCCGATCGCGAGCTGCAGGCCACCGGCGACATGGGGATCGCCTTCGACGGACTCAAGGCGCGCCTCGCCGACCCGGTCGCCGACCGCATCGTCGAGACGCTCCGTATGGCCCGGGAGGTCGGCGGAACCGAACTGACCGCGGTGCTGCGCGGACTCGCCGGCTACCTCCGTCAGGATGCGGCACTGCGCGCGGAGGTCGAGGCGCGCCAGTCGTGGGTCAAGAACGCTGCACGGCTCGGAGTCGCGGCGCCCTGGATCGTGCTCCTGCTGCTCGCGACGCGCCCCGAGGCGGTGCGCGCCTACGACTCGCCGCTCGGCGCAGCGCTGCTGGTGAGCGGCTTCCTGGTCTCGATCGTGGCCTACCGCATCATGATCGCGGTCGGCCGACTGCCCGAAGAGCGGCGGTGGTTCGGATGA
- a CDS encoding type II secretion system F family protein, giving the protein MSAAIAWAIPAGIGLGLGLWVLASLIPRLRGPRLVDRVAPFVLDVSADARELIARRPAEPSPAFGALAGSLARPARVAISRILGGDEVIAKRLRQAGRDDEVERFRSRQLLAALAGAVVGAVIAALGIRAGTLPIVLAVAVVAVGAALGLLAPEQLLARAARRRGARISEELPTVLEFLTLSLAAGEGLADALRRVARAGNGELARELGRVIAEVNSGIPLATALTRAARTLDVASFARTVDQLVPALDRGTPLVEVLRAQAQDVRGEAQRALIESAGKKEVAMLVPLVFLILPVTVLFAIFPGILVLQLGF; this is encoded by the coding sequence ATGAGCGCCGCGATCGCCTGGGCGATCCCTGCGGGAATCGGACTCGGGCTCGGGCTCTGGGTGCTCGCCAGTCTGATTCCGCGCCTGAGGGGCCCGCGTCTCGTCGATCGGGTCGCGCCGTTCGTCCTCGACGTCTCGGCCGATGCCCGCGAGCTCATCGCCCGACGGCCGGCCGAACCGAGCCCGGCGTTCGGGGCGCTGGCGGGGTCGCTTGCCCGTCCGGCGCGCGTCGCCATCTCGCGCATCCTCGGCGGCGACGAGGTGATCGCGAAGCGACTGCGGCAGGCCGGTCGCGACGACGAAGTCGAGCGGTTCCGCTCGCGACAGCTGCTCGCGGCGCTGGCGGGCGCGGTCGTCGGGGCGGTGATCGCCGCGCTGGGCATCCGCGCCGGAACCCTGCCGATCGTGCTGGCGGTCGCCGTGGTGGCGGTCGGCGCGGCGCTCGGGCTCCTCGCGCCCGAGCAGCTGCTCGCGCGGGCCGCACGGCGGCGCGGCGCACGCATCTCGGAGGAGCTGCCGACCGTGCTCGAGTTCCTGACGCTCTCGCTCGCCGCCGGCGAGGGACTCGCGGATGCGCTGCGTCGCGTCGCCCGCGCCGGCAACGGCGAGCTGGCGCGCGAACTCGGCCGCGTGATCGCCGAGGTGAACAGCGGCATCCCGCTCGCGACCGCCCTGACTCGTGCCGCCCGGACCCTCGACGTCGCGTCCTTCGCGCGCACGGTCGACCAGCTCGTCCCCGCACTCGATCGTGGGACGCCGCTCGTCGAGGTGCTGCGCGCTCAGGCTCAGGACGTGCGCGGCGAGGCCCAGCGCGCCCTGATCGAGTCGGCCGGCAAGAAGGAGGTCGCGATGCTCGTGCCGCTCGTCTTCCTGATCCTGCCCGTCACCGTGCTCTTCGCGATCTTCCCCGGCATCCTGGTGCTCCAGCTCGGATTCTGA